In Anaerolineales bacterium, the following proteins share a genomic window:
- a CDS encoding Maf family protein yields the protein MTEIVLASNSPRRRQLLAQTGLNFTVSVADIDESVHENELPADYVLRLAETKARKIASGTKPDRIVLAADTTVVDGRDILGKPADAAEAFAMLTQLRGRKHQVYTGIALLRVSDNFILTDLCVTDVPMRNYSDEEIRAYIATGDPFDKAGAYAIQHAEFHPVETLSGCFASVMGLPLCHVTRLLRKMDVNPSADVPMNCQKYLEYDCPVYENILKN from the coding sequence GTGACCGAAATCGTACTGGCATCGAACTCGCCGCGCCGCCGTCAACTGCTTGCGCAAACGGGATTGAACTTCACCGTCTCCGTCGCGGACATTGACGAAAGCGTGCACGAGAACGAATTGCCTGCGGATTACGTCCTACGACTTGCGGAAACCAAAGCCCGCAAAATCGCCAGCGGGACGAAACCGGATCGAATCGTCCTTGCGGCTGACACCACCGTCGTAGACGGGCGCGACATCCTCGGCAAACCCGCCGACGCGGCGGAAGCCTTCGCCATGTTGACTCAACTGCGCGGGCGGAAGCACCAGGTTTATACCGGCATCGCCCTGCTACGCGTGAGCGACAATTTCATCCTCACCGATCTCTGCGTCACCGATGTGCCGATGCGAAATTATTCCGACGAGGAGATCCGCGCGTACATCGCAACAGGCGACCCGTTCGATAAAGCCGGCGCGTATGCCATCCAGCACGCGGAATTCCATCCCGTTGAAACTCTGAGCGGATGTTTCGCCAGCGTGATGGGACTTCCACTGTGTCACGTCACGCGGCTACTGCGAAAGATGGATGTGAATCCAAGCGCTGATGTGCCAATGAATTGCCAGAAATATTTGGAATATGACTGTCCGGTGTATGAAAATATCCTAAAAAATTAA
- the xpt gene encoding xanthine phosphoribosyltransferase produces MTDSHGGAMKELEERILRDGKNLGGGILKVDSFVNHQVDPLLMDACGREFARLFASVRATKVLTAEISGIAPALTTAIHLGLPVVYARKNKPVTMPDQVFLTLAPSHTKGRTVELIVSPEYLANGERVLIIDDFLASGQTILGLVRLAEASGSKVVGIGALIEKSFEGGRAALESLGVPVESLACITKMEEGRIEFGKAES; encoded by the coding sequence ATGACAGATTCACATGGAGGCGCGATGAAGGAACTTGAGGAACGCATTTTGCGCGATGGGAAAAATCTCGGCGGGGGAATTTTGAAAGTGGATAGTTTCGTCAATCATCAGGTGGACCCACTTTTGATGGATGCCTGCGGGCGCGAGTTTGCGCGGCTCTTCGCTTCGGTTCGCGCGACGAAGGTGCTGACCGCCGAAATCTCGGGCATTGCTCCCGCCCTGACGACGGCGATCCATCTTGGTCTGCCAGTTGTGTACGCGCGCAAGAATAAACCAGTGACGATGCCCGATCAGGTTTTTCTCACTCTCGCGCCTTCGCACACCAAGGGACGCACGGTCGAGTTGATCGTTTCGCCGGAGTATCTGGCGAACGGCGAACGCGTTTTGATCATTGACGACTTCCTCGCGAGTGGACAAACGATTTTGGGATTGGTTCGTTTGGCAGAAGCATCAGGTTCGAAGGTTGTTGGTATCGGCGCGTTGATCGAGAAGTCGTTCGAGGGCGGGCGCGCGGCGTTGGAATCGTTAGGCGTGCCGGTGGAGTCGCTGGCTTGTATCACGAAGATGGAGGAGGGGAGGATTGAGTTTGGAAAGGCGGAGAGTTAG
- a CDS encoding HIT domain-containing protein: protein MSFIIPVERLRETETLMAFYHPKPSYPFHVLLVPKKAVKTLMEFDSSDSAFLGDLFSSVQSLVEEFHLGTYRLIVNGGEHQDFPQLHFHLISDIVGAQRNTDRH, encoded by the coding sequence ATGAGTTTTATTATTCCCGTCGAACGATTGCGAGAAACCGAAACCTTGATGGCGTTTTATCATCCCAAGCCGTCGTATCCGTTTCATGTTTTGCTAGTGCCGAAGAAGGCGGTGAAGACGTTGATGGAATTTGATTCATCTGATTCAGCTTTCCTTGGTGATCTGTTTTCCTCTGTGCAAAGCCTCGTGGAGGAATTTCATCTCGGTACGTATCGGTTGATCGTCAACGGCGGAGAGCATCAGGATTTTCCGCAATTGCATTTTCATTTAATTTCGGACATTGTAGGGGCACAGCGAAACACGGATAGGCACTGA
- the guaA gene encoding glutamine-hydrolyzing GMP synthase codes for MDSIAILDFGSQYAQLIARRVREAQVYCELFPWDASQDTILSIRPKGFILSGGPRSVYEENAPFIQEFIFKTGLPILGICYGMQALTHALGGKVDPSAQREYGQAEIQSLVSGLDTLAAPARYSTSAHLLMSSLSSVWMSHGDRITELPEGFVALAKSGNSPLAAMGDLQRKYFGVQFHPEVHHTPNGEKLLQHFVMDICGVKPEWTPASIIEESVTRIQKQVGDQRVLAAVSGGVDSSVAAALVHKAIGDQLVSVFVDTGLLRKNEGEQVASAFRNHLHSELIAVDASDEFFSALKGVTEPEQKRKIVGEKFIRIFERQAKQVGQPKFLVQGTIYPDVVESSAPDRDKAQKIKSHHNVGGLPEDMEFELVEPLRYLFKDEVRAVGEALGLPEALVWRQPFPGPGLTVRCLGEVTRERVSRLREADAILIEELSKAGLLGSRSSSSSTAGRALSTSQAFVVLLPVRSVGVMGDQRTYQEAAAIRAVTTEDFMTADWARLPHDLLARVSSRIVNEVEGINRVVYDITSKPPATIEWE; via the coding sequence ATGGACTCCATCGCCATCCTCGATTTTGGCTCACAATATGCCCAACTCATCGCGCGGCGGGTGAGGGAGGCGCAGGTCTATTGCGAGTTGTTCCCATGGGACGCGTCGCAGGATACGATTCTCTCGATTCGACCTAAAGGGTTTATTCTCTCCGGCGGACCCCGCTCGGTTTACGAAGAGAACGCGCCATTCATTCAAGAATTTATTTTCAAAACAGGCTTGCCGATTCTGGGAATTTGCTACGGGATGCAAGCGCTCACTCACGCACTCGGGGGAAAAGTTGACCCGTCTGCACAGAGGGAATATGGACAGGCGGAAATTCAGTCTCTAGTCTCTGGTCTCGATACGCTCGCAGCGCCCGCTCGCTACTCGACCAGCGCACATCTTTTAATGTCCAGTCTCTCTTCCGTTTGGATGTCGCACGGCGACCGCATCACGGAACTTCCCGAGGGATTCGTCGCGCTGGCGAAGAGCGGAAATAGTCCGCTGGCGGCGATGGGCGATCTGCAGAGAAAATATTTCGGCGTGCAGTTTCACCCGGAAGTGCATCACACGCCGAACGGGGAAAAATTGCTCCAGCATTTTGTCATGGACATCTGCGGAGTCAAACCCGAGTGGACGCCCGCCTCCATCATCGAAGAGTCGGTGACGAGGATTCAAAAACAAGTCGGCGATCAACGCGTATTGGCGGCGGTAAGCGGCGGCGTGGATTCGTCTGTGGCGGCGGCGTTGGTGCACAAGGCGATCGGCGACCAGCTTGTGTCGGTGTTTGTGGATACGGGCTTGCTGAGGAAGAACGAGGGCGAACAGGTCGCGTCGGCATTTCGGAATCATTTGCACTCCGAGTTGATCGCGGTGGATGCCAGCGACGAATTCTTCTCCGCACTCAAAGGCGTGACCGAGCCGGAGCAGAAACGAAAGATCGTCGGCGAAAAATTTATTCGCATCTTTGAACGACAGGCAAAGCAAGTCGGTCAGCCGAAATTTTTGGTACAAGGGACGATCTATCCTGATGTCGTTGAATCGTCCGCGCCGGATCGGGATAAGGCGCAGAAGATCAAGTCGCATCACAACGTGGGCGGACTCCCCGAAGATATGGAGTTTGAACTTGTAGAGCCGTTGCGCTATTTATTCAAGGACGAAGTGCGCGCGGTCGGCGAAGCGCTGGGGTTGCCGGAAGCGCTCGTTTGGCGGCAACCGTTCCCAGGTCCGGGGTTGACCGTGCGTTGTCTAGGGGAGGTGACGCGCGAGCGTGTGTCCCGCCTGCGGGAGGCGGATGCGATCCTGATCGAGGAATTATCCAAAGCGGGTTTGCTTGGTTCGCGTTCGTCCAGCAGTTCAACTGCTGGACGAGCATTGTCAACTTCGCAGGCGTTCGTTGTGTTGCTGCCGGTGCGTTCGGTGGGCGTGATGGGCGACCAGCGGACGTATCAGGAGGCGGCGGCGATCCGCGCGGTGACGACCGAGGATTTTATGACCGCCGATTGGGCGCGCTTGCCACACGATTTGCTGGCGCGCGTCTCGAGCCGCATTGTCAACGAGGTGGAGGGAATCAATCGGGTGGTGTATGATATTACCAGCAAGCCGCCCGCGACGATCGAATGGGAGTGA
- a CDS encoding FHA domain-containing protein: protein MRRLLTFILSVGLVAAPQIFASAQTGAYAEIVAIDAQNFPQVSALLDVFNANGGFESNLQPSNLTVYEDGQPRPVDTLTQLEVPVQIVVAVNPAPALDVRDSNGVARFARVVEALQNWTNSQPAESSDDLSLVSLSGSLIAHASVKDWFVSLGSFKPDFRKSTPNLQTLSIALDTVNMPLKQPGMKRAILFITPHLDDPNIDNTIAPLIQRAVQLKVRVFVWFVDAEDQFVSPSANAFKSLALQTNGSFATFSGVESLPDPNIYFAPLRRIHALTYTSALTNAGDHTLNVNVETPQGNLSAPDQTFSVDIQPPNPIFVSPPLQITRQPPADDPYNPDILVPAEQPIQIIVEFPDGHTRDLKRTSLLVDGTIVAENLKPPFDSFVWDLSAYDESGQHTIVVEAEDSLGLTKSSMGIPVTLTVVMAPRGVQALFARYSSYLVLGALGLAGLALLVILLRSRRNVASRKKSRETKRSFDDPLTQPVVSLTEPPASATKKVKTAPRQLLRLQARPKRAQDAPARLVRLTSGGEPANAAPISLLEKETTFGTDPVQAAHVLDDASISSLHARIKQTEDKSFMIYDYGSVAGTWVNYDPVAREGRRLAHGDRIHFGRLVYRFELKQAPPESEPRVTSKK, encoded by the coding sequence ATGCGTAGACTGCTCACGTTCATCCTCAGTGTGGGGCTGGTCGCCGCGCCTCAAATTTTCGCGTCCGCCCAAACCGGCGCGTACGCGGAAATCGTCGCGATCGACGCGCAGAACTTCCCGCAAGTCTCCGCGCTGTTGGATGTGTTCAACGCCAACGGAGGGTTCGAGTCGAATCTTCAACCCTCGAACCTGACGGTGTATGAAGACGGTCAGCCGCGCCCGGTGGACACGCTGACCCAGCTCGAAGTTCCGGTACAGATCGTGGTCGCCGTCAACCCCGCGCCCGCGCTGGACGTGCGCGATTCGAACGGTGTGGCGCGCTTTGCGCGCGTCGTCGAAGCGCTTCAAAACTGGACGAACTCCCAGCCCGCCGAGTCAAGCGACGATTTAAGTCTGGTTTCGCTTTCGGGATCGTTGATCGCCCATGCCTCGGTCAAGGATTGGTTCGTGAGCCTCGGTTCGTTCAAACCCGATTTCCGCAAATCCACGCCCAATTTACAGACCCTGTCCATCGCGTTGGATACGGTGAACATGCCGCTGAAACAACCCGGCATGAAGCGCGCCATCCTCTTCATCACGCCGCATCTCGACGACCCCAACATTGACAATACCATCGCGCCGCTGATTCAGCGCGCCGTCCAATTGAAAGTGCGCGTGTTCGTCTGGTTCGTGGACGCGGAGGATCAATTCGTTTCGCCGAGCGCCAACGCATTCAAATCGCTCGCCTTGCAGACCAACGGCTCGTTCGCCACATTCTCCGGCGTCGAGTCGTTGCCCGACCCGAATATTTATTTTGCCCCGTTGCGCCGCATCCACGCGCTGACCTACACCTCCGCGCTTACCAACGCCGGCGATCACACGCTCAACGTTAACGTGGAAACGCCGCAGGGCAACCTCTCCGCGCCGGACCAAACCTTCAGCGTGGACATCCAGCCGCCCAACCCGATCTTCGTCTCGCCGCCGTTGCAGATCACGCGCCAGCCTCCAGCGGACGATCCGTATAATCCCGACATCCTTGTTCCGGCTGAACAGCCGATTCAAATCATCGTCGAATTCCCCGACGGACATACGCGCGACCTCAAACGTACTTCCTTGTTGGTGGATGGAACGATTGTTGCGGAAAATCTCAAACCGCCGTTCGATTCTTTCGTTTGGGATTTGTCCGCGTACGACGAGAGCGGTCAGCACACCATCGTCGTCGAAGCGGAGGATTCGCTCGGTTTGACAAAATCGTCCATGGGCATCCCGGTCACGTTGACGGTGGTAATGGCGCCGCGCGGCGTGCAGGCATTGTTCGCGCGGTACAGTTCGTATCTTGTGCTTGGCGCCTTGGGGCTGGCTGGGCTTGCCTTGCTTGTCATTTTATTGAGGAGCCGCCGGAACGTAGCATCGCGCAAGAAATCGCGCGAGACGAAACGCAGTTTTGACGATCCGCTCACACAGCCGGTTGTCTCATTGACGGAGCCGCCTGCCTCTGCTACAAAAAAGGTCAAGACCGCGCCACGCCAGTTGCTCAGGTTGCAAGCCAGACCCAAGCGCGCCCAAGACGCCCCAGCCCGCCTTGTCCGACTGACCAGCGGGGGCGAGCCAGCCAACGCCGCGCCGATCTCACTGCTGGAGAAAGAAACGACCTTCGGCACGGACCCGGTGCAAGCCGCGCATGTGCTGGATGACGCGTCTATTTCGTCGCTCCATGCGCGCATCAAACAGACGGAGGACAAATCGTTCATGATCTACGACTACGGCTCGGTGGCGGGAACGTGGGTGAACTACGACCCGGTTGCGCGCGAGGGGCGGCGGCTTGCGCATGGCGACCGAATCCACTTTGGACGGTTGGTCTATCGCTTTGAACTGAAGCAGGCTCCCCCGGAGTCTGAACCGAGGGTTACATCCAAAAAATAG
- a CDS encoding protein phosphatase 2C domain-containing protein, with translation MKRTSRAHLNVEAQTHAGMTGKNNEDRYAIASFVLSPREPTPALFAVLADGIGGHKGGEVAAELAVNHIMEVISKSDGHHTRRTIEDAVADASNAIAAHSSTDENLKGMGSTCAIAWVIGDTLHTAYVGDSRIYLIRGGRIQQTTVDHTWVQEAIEKKVLTPEDAREHPNVHVIRRYLGSPVPPEPDFRMKLFNDESDEHAENNQGMPLQPNDVVLLCSDGLTDLVWNDEILEVVRSKSSLKEAASALIELANSRGGHDNITVVLIAVPADFKLKEQKKTDWLPWILGGIVGLIFVIIAGSILTFSLLRRSSAVTSTSTAPPPLTFTSSPQPSPTILSSSTPEANVPPVSVPPTLTPWPTNTVVVTP, from the coding sequence ATGAAACGAACATCGCGCGCCCATTTGAACGTCGAAGCGCAGACCCACGCGGGCATGACCGGCAAGAATAACGAGGACCGCTACGCGATCGCCTCGTTCGTGCTTAGCCCGCGCGAACCGACTCCGGCGCTTTTTGCCGTGCTGGCAGACGGTATCGGCGGACACAAAGGGGGCGAGGTGGCGGCTGAACTCGCGGTCAACCACATCATGGAAGTGATCTCGAAAAGCGACGGGCATCACACGCGCCGCACCATCGAAGACGCGGTGGCAGACGCCAGCAACGCCATCGCCGCGCATTCCTCCACCGACGAAAATCTCAAAGGCATGGGTTCCACCTGCGCCATTGCATGGGTCATCGGCGATACATTGCACACCGCCTATGTGGGCGATTCGCGCATTTACTTGATTCGCGGCGGGCGCATCCAGCAAACAACGGTGGATCACACGTGGGTGCAGGAAGCCATCGAGAAAAAGGTGCTGACCCCCGAAGATGCGCGCGAGCATCCGAACGTGCATGTCATCCGCCGCTATCTCGGTTCGCCGGTGCCGCCTGAACCGGACTTTCGTATGAAGTTGTTCAATGACGAGAGCGACGAACACGCGGAGAACAATCAGGGTATGCCTCTGCAACCCAATGATGTGGTTTTGTTATGCAGTGACGGCTTGACCGACCTCGTGTGGAACGATGAGATACTCGAAGTTGTCCGCTCGAAATCCAGCCTCAAAGAGGCGGCGAGCGCGCTGATCGAACTCGCCAATTCGCGCGGCGGGCACGATAACATCACCGTCGTCCTGATCGCCGTCCCTGCCGATTTCAAATTGAAGGAACAGAAAAAAACGGATTGGCTCCCGTGGATTCTCGGAGGCATCGTCGGCTTGATCTTCGTGATCATCGCCGGTTCGATCCTGACGTTCAGCCTGTTGAGGCGTTCGTCGGCTGTGACCTCCACCTCAACCGCCCCGCCGCCGTTGACGTTCACTTCCTCTCCCCAGCCTTCTCCCACCATACTTTCCTCATCCACCCCGGAAGCGAACGTTCCTCCCGTATCCGTCCCACCGACTCTCACTCCGTGGCCCACGAATACGGTAGTGGTCACGCCATGA
- a CDS encoding cupin domain-containing protein produces MSVKHVTDVEAKDVAAGKDTTIQVLISSQEGPNFALRKFSMQKGGGMPRHTNLVEHEQYVLRGEADITIGDESHHVKTGDVIFIPNGVIHSYQNTGEEPFEFLCIVPNKEDKITIVDEGC; encoded by the coding sequence ATGTCAGTCAAACACGTAACCGATGTCGAAGCCAAAGATGTAGCCGCAGGCAAAGACACGACGATTCAAGTCCTTATTTCATCGCAAGAAGGTCCGAACTTCGCCTTGCGGAAATTTTCCATGCAAAAAGGCGGAGGGATGCCGCGTCACACCAACCTAGTCGAACACGAGCAATACGTCCTGCGCGGCGAAGCGGATATCACCATCGGCGATGAATCCCATCACGTGAAAACGGGCGACGTGATCTTCATCCCCAATGGTGTTATCCATTCATATCAGAACACCGGCGAAGAGCCGTTTGAATTCCTGTGCATTGTCCCCAACAAGGAAGATAAGATCACGATTGTGGATGAGGGGTGTTAA
- the rsmG gene encoding 16S rRNA (guanine(527)-N(7))-methyltransferase RsmG translates to MEKLVRAARELFNVHITGMQMTALNAYEKELIEWNQKFNLTAIRDAESIRTKHFLDSFSCVLAWQANPPASLIDVGTGAGFPGLPLKILYPNLKLTLVESVGKKAKFCRHIVSVLGLEHVQVVNARAEDMGQDSNHREKYDWAVARAVANLNVLSEYLLPLVKVGGTALAQKGESGPAEAESAQKAMKLLGGELRELIPVKLPEVADERFLVIVDKIATTPVKYPRKAGIPAKQPL, encoded by the coding sequence ATGGAAAAACTCGTCCGCGCGGCACGGGAATTGTTCAACGTCCACATCACAGGGATGCAAATGACCGCGTTGAACGCCTACGAAAAAGAATTGATCGAATGGAATCAGAAATTCAACCTGACCGCCATCCGTGATGCGGAATCCATCCGCACCAAGCATTTTTTGGATTCGTTCTCGTGCGTGCTGGCGTGGCAGGCGAATCCACCCGCTTCGCTCATCGACGTGGGGACCGGCGCGGGCTTCCCGGGGCTTCCGCTCAAAATTTTGTACCCCAACCTGAAGTTGACCCTCGTTGAGTCTGTGGGCAAGAAAGCGAAGTTTTGCCGGCACATCGTCAGCGTGCTGGGACTGGAACATGTGCAGGTCGTCAACGCGCGGGCGGAGGATATGGGACAGGATTCAAATCACCGCGAGAAATACGACTGGGCAGTAGCGCGCGCGGTGGCGAACCTCAACGTCCTGAGCGAATATCTTTTGCCGCTCGTCAAAGTCGGCGGGACGGCGCTCGCACAAAAAGGCGAAAGCGGACCCGCCGAAGCAGAATCCGCTCAGAAGGCGATGAAATTATTGGGAGGAGAATTGAGAGAATTGATTCCGGTGAAGTTACCGGAGGTGGCGGACGAAAGATTTCTTGTGATCGTGGACAAAATCGCCACGACGCCGGTCAAGTATCCGCGCAAGGCGGGCATCCCTGCGAAACAGCCGTTGTAA
- a CDS encoding DUF4349 domain-containing protein — MKRPILIIASVVVVFVLVGSVLMSLFSPRVGTSFSTINTSLPIGYGGGAPEYEVSQESFASAPLPASDQVKAALQVTDPQTQERMVIQNADLAIVVADPQARMSEIAAMAVAMGGHVVSSSLYTTYYGPNSVEAPEATMTIRVPQEKLDEALATIEKDAVKVNYENRTSEDITSVYVDLQSQLKAKEAAEKKLLEFLEKAEDTESTLAVYTQLQIIQSEIEVLKGQIKYYDESVALSAVSIRLIAEETVQPVEIGGWKLQGTANEAVQDLIYFTQGFVQFLIRFVLYTLPALILVAIPLYLVFLGGRGIYRKLKKSKVATEVKTEEKK; from the coding sequence ATGAAACGCCCAATTTTGATTATTGCGTCGGTGGTGGTTGTGTTCGTTTTGGTGGGATCGGTATTGATGTCTTTGTTTTCACCGCGGGTTGGAACAAGCTTTAGCACAATCAATACCTCGCTTCCCATTGGTTATGGCGGAGGCGCGCCTGAATATGAGGTTTCACAGGAGTCGTTTGCTTCGGCTCCGCTTCCGGCAAGCGACCAGGTGAAAGCTGCTTTGCAAGTGACAGATCCTCAAACCCAAGAGCGCATGGTCATCCAGAACGCGGACCTTGCCATCGTGGTCGCCGACCCGCAGGCGCGCATGAGCGAGATCGCGGCAATGGCAGTGGCGATGGGCGGACATGTCGTATCGTCCAGCCTGTATACAACTTATTACGGACCGAACAGCGTCGAAGCGCCTGAAGCCACGATGACCATCCGCGTGCCGCAAGAAAAACTCGATGAAGCGCTCGCGACGATCGAAAAAGACGCGGTCAAGGTCAACTACGAAAACCGCACCAGCGAAGATATCACCAGCGTCTATGTGGATTTGCAGTCGCAACTTAAAGCCAAGGAAGCCGCCGAGAAGAAACTGCTCGAGTTCCTCGAAAAAGCGGAAGATACCGAAAGCACGCTCGCGGTCTACACCCAACTTCAGATCATCCAAAGCGAGATCGAAGTGCTGAAAGGGCAGATCAAATACTACGACGAGTCGGTCGCGCTTTCCGCGGTCAGCATCCGCTTGATCGCCGAAGAGACTGTCCAGCCGGTGGAGATCGGCGGCTGGAAACTGCAAGGCACAGCCAATGAAGCGGTGCAGGATTTGATCTACTTCACGCAGGGCTTCGTCCAATTCCTCATCCGCTTTGTGTTATACACACTGCCCGCGCTCATTCTGGTTGCCATCCCGCTTTATCTCGTCTTCCTCGGCGGGCGCGGAATATACCGCAAGCTCAAGAAGTCGAAAGTCGCAACGGAAGTGAAGACGGAAGAAAAGAAGTAA
- a CDS encoding metallophosphoesterase family protein: MRVLVISDIHANYTALEAVLKDAGEVDETWCLGDLVGYGPDPNAVVEEVREIKNLTCLLGNHDVAVIGRIPFEAFNGGARSALEYHEKVLTADNMEFLRSLPQNLKVREDASLVHGSPRDSVWEYILNTLSARLNFDHFTTPWCMVGHSHLQCMFRLNEANNRVTLEPIRPGELVKLKPRLIMNPGSVGQPRDRDPRAAYAIYDTEAKTWEPRRAVYNIEEVQKRIREARLPEKHAIRLMEGW; encoded by the coding sequence ATGCGCGTTCTGGTGATTTCGGACATTCACGCCAATTACACCGCGCTCGAAGCCGTGTTGAAGGACGCGGGCGAAGTAGACGAAACCTGGTGCCTCGGCGACCTCGTGGGCTACGGACCCGACCCGAACGCGGTGGTGGAGGAAGTGCGCGAGATCAAAAATCTCACGTGCCTGCTCGGCAACCACGACGTGGCGGTGATCGGGAGGATTCCCTTTGAAGCCTTTAACGGAGGCGCGCGCAGCGCGTTGGAATATCACGAGAAGGTATTGACCGCGGACAACATGGAATTCCTGCGGTCACTTCCACAAAACTTGAAGGTGCGCGAGGATGCCAGCCTCGTGCATGGCAGTCCGCGCGATTCGGTCTGGGAATATATTTTGAACACGCTTTCGGCGCGCTTGAACTTCGACCACTTCACCACGCCATGGTGCATGGTGGGACATTCGCATTTGCAGTGCATGTTCCGCCTCAACGAGGCGAACAACCGTGTGACACTGGAACCGATCCGCCCGGGCGAGTTGGTCAAATTGAAGCCGCGGCTGATCATGAACCCCGGCTCGGTTGGTCAGCCCCGCGACCGCGACCCGCGCGCCGCCTATGCCATCTACGACACGGAAGCCAAAACCTGGGAGCCGCGCCGCGCCGTATACAACATCGAGGAAGTGCAGAAGCGCATCCGTGAGGCGAGACTGCCGGAGAAGCACGCGATTCGGTTGATGGAAGGATGGTAG
- the coaBC gene encoding bifunctional phosphopantothenoylcysteine decarboxylase/phosphopantothenate--cysteine ligase CoaBC has product MPVLSNKRIVLGVTGSIAAYKAADLASKLTQAGAQVDAILTEAAQKFITPLTFQSVTGRRAYADSDLWGDEAHVLHVGLGHTADLLVVAPCTANTLAKLAHGQADSLLTVTALASTCPLLIAPAMDGGMYDHAATQENLDTLKKRGAYIIEPAEGHLASGLSGKGRLPETHELIGHIRVILGRDGWLANRKVIVTAGGTQEPLDPVRVLTNKSSGKQGYALAQAALDAGAQVTLITTPTALTPPIGAEVVHVQTAKQMLDAVLSQSSDGDVLIMAAAVADFRPKYAAKDKMKKEGGVPQVELEGTEDILKAVAGRRSEMKRLKVVVGFAAESRDLFENAANKLESKRLDLIAANDISASDAGFSVETNRVTLLFADGRKESLPLMSKMETAEIMIERIAGLLE; this is encoded by the coding sequence ATGCCTGTCCTTTCAAACAAACGCATCGTACTCGGCGTCACGGGTTCCATCGCCGCGTATAAAGCCGCCGACCTCGCCTCCAAACTCACGCAGGCGGGCGCGCAGGTGGATGCGATCCTTACCGAAGCCGCGCAAAAATTCATCACGCCGCTCACCTTTCAATCGGTCACCGGTCGCCGCGCCTACGCCGACTCCGATCTGTGGGGGGACGAGGCGCACGTATTGCACGTCGGCTTGGGTCACACCGCCGATTTGCTCGTCGTTGCGCCCTGCACCGCCAACACACTTGCAAAACTCGCGCATGGTCAAGCGGATTCGTTGTTGACTGTCACCGCCCTCGCCTCAACCTGCCCCCTCCTCATCGCGCCCGCGATGGACGGCGGCATGTACGACCACGCCGCCACACAGGAAAATCTCGACACGCTAAAAAAACGCGGCGCGTATATCATCGAACCAGCGGAAGGACACCTCGCATCGGGACTCAGCGGGAAAGGACGCCTGCCCGAGACTCACGAACTCATTGGACACATCCGCGTCATTCTCGGACGGGACGGCTGGCTCGCCAATAGGAAGGTGATTGTCACCGCGGGCGGGACTCAAGAACCGCTCGACCCAGTCCGCGTGCTCACGAACAAATCCTCTGGCAAACAAGGCTATGCCCTCGCCCAAGCCGCGTTGGACGCGGGCGCGCAAGTCACGTTGATCACCACGCCCACTGCGTTGACGCCTCCCATCGGCGCGGAAGTTGTCCACGTGCAAACTGCAAAACAGATGCTCGACGCGGTGTTGAGCCAATCGTCCGACGGGGATGTTCTCATCATGGCGGCGGCGGTGGCAGACTTCCGCCCGAAGTACGCGGCGAAAGATAAAATGAAGAAAGAGGGCGGCGTTCCGCAGGTCGAGCTCGAAGGGACGGAAGATATCCTGAAAGCCGTGGCAGGCAGAAGGTCCGAAATGAAGCGTCTGAAAGTTGTTGTCGGCTTCGCTGCCGAATCCCGCGACCTGTTTGAAAACGCGGCAAATAAGTTAGAATCCAAACGCTTGGATTTGATCGCGGCGAACGACATCTCCGCATCCGATGCGGGATTTTCAGTCGAGACAAACCGTGTTACGCTATTGTTTGCAGATGGGCGCAAGGAATCATTACCTTTGATGAGCAAAATGGAAACAGCCGAAATTATGATCGAACGCATCGCGGGATTGTTGGAGTGA